From the genome of Deferribacteraceae bacterium V6Fe1:
GGCCAAAGGCTCGCTAAACGAGATGATGCCTGATCTTACAAAGAAGTTAAAAGAGAAGTATAGCAGTTTTAACTATTTGGAAACGACAAATCATTCACAGGATAAATTGCTAAGATTTACATTTAAACTGAATGAAGATAAAAATTACGGGGTGATGCGCTTTGTTGTAAAAGATGGACTATTGTATAACTTAACCGCTATAGCCAAAAACCCGCCAACGGATAGTTTTCCTGAAGAGTTAGAATCGACGATTCAATCTTTTAGATTAAAATAAAAGCCCGCCTAATCAGCGGGCTTTTTTATTCAATATACTTAACACCCTTAACGAAGTCTCAAGTGGACAGGCTATTTTTTGATCTGTTTCATTACCTCTTCCACAAAGTTTTCCTGCTTTTTTTCCAAGCCTTCTCCCAATTCATATCTAACAAATCTTCTAACTCTAATATTTTCACCAATCTTAGCAATCTTTTCAGCAATATACTTCTCAACAGTTACATCTGGATTTTTCACAAAAGGCTGAGTCAAAAGACATACACTATTAACAAACTTTGAAATCTGACCTTCTACCATTTTTTCTATAATATTATCAGGCTTACCTGATTCTTTTGCCTTGGCTATATAAATTTCTCTTTCTTTAGCCACAAGCTCCGGGTCAACCTCTTCTGGAGAAACAAACTTTGGGTTTGCAGCACAAATATGCATTGCTATATCTTTGCAAAGCTCTTGAAAATCTTCATTTCTTGCCACAAAATCAGTTTCACAGTTAACTTCAACAAGTACACCTATTTTACCACCAGCATGAATATAAGAAGATACCATACCTTCAGCAGCAATCCTGCCTGATTTTTTAGCTGCATCAGCAAGCCCTTTTTTTCTCAAATGCTCTATAGCCTTTTCCAAATCACCATTTGTCTCGTTAAGTGCCTTTTTACAGTCCATCATGCCGGCACCAGTTTTTTCTCTAAGCTCCTTTACTAAAGCAGCAGTAATTTCAGCCATTTCTACTCCTCCTCTTCATCGTCAATATTTTCAATGTCAGCAGAGATTATTTCATCCACAGGGATATCTTCCCCTTCTTCCTCTTCAGTTGAAGCGGCTCTAATCTCTTCAACAAGACCATCCTCTTTCAACTGTCTCCCCTCATTGATAGCATCAGCTATTCTTTCAGCAATAAGCTGACAAGCCCTTATTGCATCATCATTACCAGGGATAGGAAAATCTACCAACTCAGGATCAGAGTTTGTATCAACTATGGCAACTATTGGGATATTAAGCTTTTTAGCTTCATTTACAGCATTCATCTCCCTTTTTATATCAATAATAAACATAATATCAGGGATTTCGTCCATATCTCTTATACCGGCAAGGTTTTTCATCAGCTTATCATATTCCTTTTTAAGCGTAGATACCTCTTTTTTCTTAAACCTGTTTACGTAGCCTGAGTTAAACATCTCTTCAAGCTCTTTCATTCTCTGAACTCTACCCTTAATTGTAGGGAAGTTAGTTAACGTACCACCAAGCCAGCGATTATTTACATAATAGCTTCCGCATTTCTCAGCAGCTTCCTTCACTGCATCTTGTGCCTGCTTTTTAGTACCAACGAAAAGGAATTTTCTCCCTTCCTTAGCCATATCCCTTACGAATTCATATGCCTGATTAAAGCACTGAACTGTTTTTTGAAGGTCAACAATATAAATACCGTTTCTCTTGCCAAATACATATTTGGTCATTTTTGGGTTCCATCTTTTTGTCTGATGGCCGAAGTGAACACCTGCCTCTAACAGGCTTTTCATTGAAATGTGAGACATATTTCCTCCTATTTGTTTTTCCTCCGCCTTATAAATTTGGGCACCTTTTAAAGGCACTAGCCCAAATTCAACACAAAGGCGTGCGTTTTAGGGAGGGTTTAATAACACATAAGTTATATATTTGCAAGAAAAATAACAAAAAAACTTAAAAATTTAATATCGAAGACTTGCTATGTAAAATAAATTTCTAATGGTTTATTTGTCATCCATATTTTCAGTTGTGTCACCTAAAACTCTTTTCAAAACTTCATCCCTTAATATGATTGCCACATCCGCTTTAGACATCCCTGTCTCTTTCGAATCATATTCAATCGTGTCAAGAAAAAGAAATTTACTGCCAAGTCCGATGGAGCAAGGGAGCGTAATAGTAGTCCCGCATTTACAGTTTCTATATGCAATAACATCATGTATATCTTTAAAATCGATTATCTGCAAATTACTCATCGCGACATGGTCAGGGATTTTGGTATTTTTCAAAAAATCCTTAAAATCCTTAAACTCATACCCACAACAATTACATTTTCTGGGGAACTGCATCTCACAAAATCGGATAACATCGTCCACATACTTTAAAATATTCAAATCATTCATATTAATCTCTCAACAAATTTGTGTTATGGTATGAAAGATAGCACATCAGCAAAATTTTGCTATACTTTTTAAATTAAAAAATCAATAGGAAATAAAATTAACCTATAAATGAATGTTTTTAATATCTATCACAATATCTTCCAAATCAAGCATGGCATTTATAAGTGATATATTTTTATATTTTGCTATGTCCGTAAAATGAACATCCGCCACTTTTAATACGTTTTTGTCAATATAATACTGTCTTTTGGTTCCATTTAATAGAAAAGTCGATGGGGTAACCCACACTCTTCCGTCAAAAAAAGCTACATTTGAAAATGTAGTATCGGTAACCATGTCATTTTTAATAAATAAAAACTCCGCTTGCGACTCCGCCTGACACATATCAAAGCACTTTCTGTCAAGAAATTTAAATCTATAATTTATAGTGTCATTGAAGACCGCAAAAAGTCTATCAATTTTTCTTTTTTCATACTCCGCGATTTCTACCCCTTTGACATCCCTGTCATAAATAACTTTTACTTTATAAAGCCCATACTTAGGTAAATTTAATAGATATAGGCGCTCTTTCAGGGAAAAGTTAACATTTACCCCATAAAGATTATGAACAGAATTCACCATTCTTTTTTCATGATACTCCAAATTATAAAATACGCCGTTATATAGCTTTATTGATTCAAAAAGTAGGGACATATATCTTATCAAGCATCTCCTTATATTCTCTTTGACAATCCGAATAAACGGTTATCCCGCCACCCGATTTGTAGAAAAACCTTCCTCCATCATTTTCAATAAATCTAATTAAAACACAGGAATCAAGTATTTTGCCATCAAATATTCCCGCTATCCCGGTATAAAAACCTCTTTCATAGTTTTCAGCATCTTTTATTATTCTTACCGTTTCTTTTTTTGGAGCTCCGGTAACCGAGCCTGCAGGCAAAAGTGATAATAAATTTTCTGCAATACTGCTTTTAAAGCATTTGCTTAAGTTTCCTCTAATTTCACTGCTTGTTTGCCAAAGCTTTTTATCTCGGCTTATTATCTCACTTATAAACCTAAACTTTGTAACCGTTACATCCTCAGCTATCATATTAAGATCATTTCTAAGCAGGTCAACTATGGTAATATGCTCTGCCAGCTCTTTTTCATCATTTAATAAAATCTCTTTGGCATTGGGTAAGTCAGCACTGATTGTGCCTTTCATAGGATATGTATAAATATAATCACCATCTACTTTAACAAATGTTTCGGGGGAGAAACACACAAACTTATCAAGAAATTTAATTCTGTATTTTGCCTTACTCATAAAAAAAATATCACTCAGTGACAAATTTGTAAAAATTTCAGTCTTACATGTAAAGTTAGTCAAATAACTGTTCCCTTGAATGAGGTTATCTTTTACATACTCAAAACCAAGCTTGTAAGTCTCATACGCCACCGGGGAAAATGCCAGGTCATATGTTGCACTGCTGTACCTGTTTTTAACATTTTTAGCACATGGAAAATCAAATAATATTTTTTCAGGCTCAACATCTACAAGTTTTTCAATTACAAACTCTTTCAGGTTGTAATCAATAAGAAAAATAAAAGGTATGCCGAAATTGTAAAAATTATTAAATTTGTCGCAAAATTTACTACTATCTAATATTGTACTTTTTTTCTCAAATGTCTTTATCATTCGATTATCGAGTTAATAAACCTTTTAAATTGAGTCGTATCTGTTTGTCTTTTTACCGCTTCTGTTCCTATAACAAATCCATCTGCATATGTCATTACTTTTTCAGTATCATTTTTAGTTTTAATCCCAAAACCAAATACAACTTTCTTACTCGTCATTTTTTTTACAAATTTTACTTTCTCGACTAGCTCATCATCCAGAAAGTTCACATTACTCCCAGTAACCCCTCTTACCCCAACAAAATATATAAAATCCGCTTTAGTCCCCTTCAAGCCTTCAATATCTTCCTCTCGGCTTTCCGGTGTTACAAATGGAATAATCGGAATATCAAAACCGTTATCATAAAAAAAACCGTGCATTCTATTTGGCAAATCTGCCACAATAACACCATTTATCAACTTGCCATATTTTTGAGAGAATTCCATTAGCCCATACTGATAAAATATATTTGCGTATGTCATAATGTACACTTTTGACTTTTTATAAGCTTCAACAATCTTCAAAATATCATCTATTTTGATATTGGACTTTACAACCTTGCTTGCAGCCTCAGCAATTACGGGGCCGTCTGCCACAGGGTCATTGTAGGCTAACCCTACTTCAACAAAATCTGCTTTTTCCGCAAGATACTTAAAAACCTCTTCAAATTTCTTCATATCGGGATACCCCCCTAAAATATAAAAACCTTTCATATTGCTCCCTCCATATTTTCCAAAATAATCTCCAAGTCCTTATCCCCTCTTCCTGAAAGATTTATAAGTATAGTTTTATCTTTAAACTTTGATGCATTTTTTATGAAATAGCCAACGGCATGGCTTGACTCAAGGGCAGGAAGAATCCCCTCAAGCTTACAAAGCTCTAAGCACCCGTCCAAAGCCTCTTTATCCCTTGCATAGTGATACTCACATCTTTTTATCTCTTTTAAAAATGAATGCTCCGGTCCAACACCCGCATAATCAAGACCGGCAGACACAGAGTGGACATTGCTAATCTGCCCCGATTTGTCTGTCAAAACATAAGACAAACTCCCTTGGAATATACCCTTCTTTCCAAAACTCATCCTTGCTGCATGTTCACCATCTTTATCCGAAATTCCGCCCGCTTCGACACCAACAAGTCTTACACTTTCTACATCTAAAAACCCTTTAAACATCCCTATTGCATTGCTGCCGCCACCGACACAGGCAATAATATAATCAGGCATAATCCCTAAATTTTCAAAATATTCCCTTGATTCCTTCCCTATCACTGACTGAAAATGAGAAACAATCTTAGGAAACGGATACGGCCCCAATGCTGACCCAAGGACATAATGAGTAGTATTACAACTTGAAACCCAATCTCTAAGTGCCGCACTTACTGCATCTTTTAAAGTCTTAGTCCCCTCATCCACTACTTTCACTTCCGCGCCAAGCATCTTCATACGCTTTACATTCATTGACTGCCTTTTTGCATCAATACTTCCCATATAAACTGTGCACTTAAGGTTTAAAAGTGCTGCAACCGTTGCCGTTGCCACACCGTGCTGCCCTGCACCTGTCTCGGCAATTATCCGCTTTTTCCCCATTTTTTTTGCCGACAGTGCCTGCCCTAATGAATTATTAATCTTGTGAGCCCCGGTATGCAGCAAATCTTCTCTTTTAAAATATACCTTGCACCCATATTTTTTTGACATATTCTCTGCATAATAAATAGGGGTAGGCCTGCCGGCATAGTTTTTAAGTAAGTCATTCAGCTTATCATTAAAATCTTTATCACATTTAAGTAATTCAAAACTCTTGTCCAACTCATCCAATACCGGAATAAGAGTCTCAGCCACAAATTGTCCACCAAATTCACCGTAAAACCCTTTCATTATTCACCACCTTTTACCGATTCTATAAACTTTTTCATAAGCTCATAATCCTTTTCCCCCTGTGCATTTTCCACACCTGAGGATACATCAACTCCAAAAGGTTGATACTGTTTTATTACATTTTTTACATTTTTATAATTAAGCCCACCGGCAATTATTAATTTACTTCTGAGCATTTCTAACCACTCA
Proteins encoded in this window:
- the tsf gene encoding translation elongation factor Ts, with the protein product MAEITAALVKELREKTGAGMMDCKKALNETNGDLEKAIEHLRKKGLADAAKKSGRIAAEGMVSSYIHAGGKIGVLVEVNCETDFVARNEDFQELCKDIAMHICAANPKFVSPEEVDPELVAKEREIYIAKAKESGKPDNIIEKMVEGQISKFVNSVCLLTQPFVKNPDVTVEKYIAEKIAKIGENIRVRRFVRYELGEGLEKKQENFVEEVMKQIKK
- a CDS encoding aminodeoxychorismate synthase component I, with the translated sequence MIKTFEKKSTILDSSKFCDKFNNFYNFGIPFIFLIDYNLKEFVIEKLVDVEPEKILFDFPCAKNVKNRYSSATYDLAFSPVAYETYKLGFEYVKDNLIQGNSYLTNFTCKTEIFTNLSLSDIFFMSKAKYRIKFLDKFVCFSPETFVKVDGDYIYTYPMKGTISADLPNAKEILLNDEKELAEHITIVDLLRNDLNMIAEDVTVTKFRFISEIISRDKKLWQTSSEIRGNLSKCFKSSIAENLLSLLPAGSVTGAPKKETVRIIKDAENYERGFYTGIAGIFDGKILDSCVLIRFIENDGGRFFYKSGGGITVYSDCQREYKEMLDKIYVPTF
- the trpA gene encoding tryptophan synthase subunit alpha, giving the protein MKGFYILGGYPDMKKFEEVFKYLAEKADFVEVGLAYNDPVADGPVIAEAASKVVKSNIKIDDILKIVEAYKKSKVYIMTYANIFYQYGLMEFSQKYGKLINGVIVADLPNRMHGFFYDNGFDIPIIPFVTPESREEDIEGLKGTKADFIYFVGVRGVTGSNVNFLDDELVEKVKFVKKMTSKKVVFGFGIKTKNDTEKVMTYADGFVIGTEAVKRQTDTTQFKRFINSIIE
- the trpB gene encoding tryptophan synthase subunit beta, encoding MKGFYGEFGGQFVAETLIPVLDELDKSFELLKCDKDFNDKLNDLLKNYAGRPTPIYYAENMSKKYGCKVYFKREDLLHTGAHKINNSLGQALSAKKMGKKRIIAETGAGQHGVATATVAALLNLKCTVYMGSIDAKRQSMNVKRMKMLGAEVKVVDEGTKTLKDAVSAALRDWVSSCNTTHYVLGSALGPYPFPKIVSHFQSVIGKESREYFENLGIMPDYIIACVGGGSNAIGMFKGFLDVESVRLVGVEAGGISDKDGEHAARMSFGKKGIFQGSLSYVLTDKSGQISNVHSVSAGLDYAGVGPEHSFLKEIKRCEYHYARDKEALDGCLELCKLEGILPALESSHAVGYFIKNASKFKDKTILINLSGRGDKDLEIILENMEGAI
- the rpsB gene encoding 30S ribosomal protein S2 produces the protein MSHISMKSLLEAGVHFGHQTKRWNPKMTKYVFGKRNGIYIVDLQKTVQCFNQAYEFVRDMAKEGRKFLFVGTKKQAQDAVKEAAEKCGSYYVNNRWLGGTLTNFPTIKGRVQRMKELEEMFNSGYVNRFKKKEVSTLKKEYDKLMKNLAGIRDMDEIPDIMFIIDIKREMNAVNEAKKLNIPIVAIVDTNSDPELVDFPIPGNDDAIRACQLIAERIADAINEGRQLKEDGLVEEIRAASTEEEEGEDIPVDEIISADIENIDDEEEE